A genomic stretch from Alosa sapidissima isolate fAloSap1 chromosome 3, fAloSap1.pri, whole genome shotgun sequence includes:
- the LOC121704689 gene encoding uncharacterized protein LOC121704689 isoform X3: protein MIHCGWNQMFGSGTWLTDKSIHEPKVSVYSTIKPQQGKNTFLCHASDIFLDMVRFHWKVLKDDNWVNVEKSDGEVLESSFSDKTRTSMMIIDKQKADANRYACSVEPNREGKESEPLEIKKAISKPLIPDACSGAARSLYLATWMYTLMIFKSMVYFCAISYFLCTKNVGRNPSCDRKAP from the exons ATGATTCACTGTGGGTGGAACCAGATGTTTGGATCAGGCACTTGGCTTACAG ACAAATCCATCCATGAACCTAAAGTGTCCGTCTATTCTACCATCAAACCTCAACAAGGGAAGAACACCTTTCTGTGCCATGCCAGTGATATATTCCTGGATATGGTCAGATTCCACTGGAAGGTGTTGAAAGATGATAACTGGGTCAACGTGGAGAAGAGCGATGGTGAGGTGCTGGAGTCGAGCTTCTCAGATAAGACAAGGACCAGTATGATGATTATTGACAAGCAGAAGGCCGATGCCAACCGCTATGCCTGCTCAGTCGAGCCCAACAGGGAAGGAAAAGAGAGCGAGCCTCTGGAGATAAAGAAAG CTATATCCAAGCCACTCATACCAGatg CGTGTTCTGGAGCTGCACGCAGTCTATATCTGGCAACATGGATGTACACTCTTATGATTTTTAAAAGCATGGTGTACTTCTGTGCCATCTCCTACTTCTTATGCACTAAGAATGTGGGAAGGAATCCCTCCTGTGACAGGAAAGCTCCATGA
- the LOC121704689 gene encoding uncharacterized protein LOC121704689 isoform X2: MIHCGWNQMFGSGTWLTDKSIHEPKVSVYSTIKPQQGKNTFLCHASDIFLDMVRFHWKVLKDDNWVNVEKSDGEVLESSFSDKTRTSMMIIDKQKADANRYACSVEPNREGKESEPLEIKKEAQTEPGPTTSFLAITCPPANTAISKPLIPDACSGAARSLYLATWMYTLMIFKSMVYFCAISYFLCTKNVGRNPSCDRKAP, from the exons ATGATTCACTGTGGGTGGAACCAGATGTTTGGATCAGGCACTTGGCTTACAG ACAAATCCATCCATGAACCTAAAGTGTCCGTCTATTCTACCATCAAACCTCAACAAGGGAAGAACACCTTTCTGTGCCATGCCAGTGATATATTCCTGGATATGGTCAGATTCCACTGGAAGGTGTTGAAAGATGATAACTGGGTCAACGTGGAGAAGAGCGATGGTGAGGTGCTGGAGTCGAGCTTCTCAGATAAGACAAGGACCAGTATGATGATTATTGACAAGCAGAAGGCCGATGCCAACCGCTATGCCTGCTCAGTCGAGCCCAACAGGGAAGGAAAAGAGAGCGAGCCTCTGGAGATAAAGAAAG AAGCGCAAACTGAACCTGGTCCAACTACAAGCTTTCTTGCAATAACCTGCCCACCTGCCAACACAGCTATATCCAAGCCACTCATACCAGatg CGTGTTCTGGAGCTGCACGCAGTCTATATCTGGCAACATGGATGTACACTCTTATGATTTTTAAAAGCATGGTGTACTTCTGTGCCATCTCCTACTTCTTATGCACTAAGAATGTGGGAAGGAATCCCTCCTGTGACAGGAAAGCTCCATGA
- the LOC121704689 gene encoding uncharacterized protein LOC121704689 isoform X1 — MIHCGWNQMFGSGTWLTDKSIHEPKVSVYSTIKPQQGKNTFLCHASDIFLDMVRFHWKVLKDDNWVNVEKSDGEVLESSFSDKTRTSMMIIDKQKADANRYACSVEPNREGKESEPLEIKKATEAQTEPGPTTSFLAITCPPANTAISKPLIPDACSGAARSLYLATWMYTLMIFKSMVYFCAISYFLCTKNVGRNPSCDRKAP; from the exons ATGATTCACTGTGGGTGGAACCAGATGTTTGGATCAGGCACTTGGCTTACAG ACAAATCCATCCATGAACCTAAAGTGTCCGTCTATTCTACCATCAAACCTCAACAAGGGAAGAACACCTTTCTGTGCCATGCCAGTGATATATTCCTGGATATGGTCAGATTCCACTGGAAGGTGTTGAAAGATGATAACTGGGTCAACGTGGAGAAGAGCGATGGTGAGGTGCTGGAGTCGAGCTTCTCAGATAAGACAAGGACCAGTATGATGATTATTGACAAGCAGAAGGCCGATGCCAACCGCTATGCCTGCTCAGTCGAGCCCAACAGGGAAGGAAAAGAGAGCGAGCCTCTGGAGATAAAGAAAG CCACAGAAGCGCAAACTGAACCTGGTCCAACTACAAGCTTTCTTGCAATAACCTGCCCACCTGCCAACACAGCTATATCCAAGCCACTCATACCAGatg CGTGTTCTGGAGCTGCACGCAGTCTATATCTGGCAACATGGATGTACACTCTTATGATTTTTAAAAGCATGGTGTACTTCTGTGCCATCTCCTACTTCTTATGCACTAAGAATGTGGGAAGGAATCCCTCCTGTGACAGGAAAGCTCCATGA